A region of Saccharomyces mikatae IFO 1815 strain IFO1815 genome assembly, chromosome: 12 DNA encodes the following proteins:
- the HRT3 gene encoding SCF ubiquitin ligase complex subunit HRT3 (similar to Saccharomyces cerevisiae HRT3 (YLR097C); ancestral locus Anc_8.281): MTVDYEKDPRAKEAITIWERGVLKEKDGSMSDAINFYRSALKIHDNVELLYRRKLHDEWILHKKLSRLSVVPDNSKEQNETDEGDFHVEDDSELQPCWILEILPNDILLRIVERVVSISGEAWVNLSMSCSTFNKLCFHNSMPFKTFASYIYSKQTYDERAMDLNGITNISTFEKEMWQGDDSHMLRERPYIKFEGIYISVVNYVRYGSNAEGSLSLLNPVHMITYYRYLRFYENGQCLRLLTTEEPSVVVKHFGKENKPKHSHICYWSLGFDYDFGHLKVTRSDEKYTFIEELQIKNQGTRRYQRLKWLNSTVVDREGNASSCSLRNEKSFFFSRVKSFKGTG, translated from the coding sequence ATGACCGTGGATTATGAGAAGGACCCCAGGGCTAAAGAAGCTATCACCATTTGGGAAAGAGGTGTATTGAAGGAAAAGGATGGGTCAATGTCTGATGCGATAAACTTCTATAGGAGTGCGTTAAAGATCCATGATAACGTGGAATTATTGTACAGAAGAAAGTTGCATGATGAATGGATTCTACATAAAAAACTGTCAAGATTATCCGTAGTTCCTGATAATTCAAAGGAGCAAAATGAAACAGATGAAGGTGACTTCCATGTTGAAGACGATAGTGAACTTCAGCCTTGTTGGATTCTGGAGATTTTACCTAATGACATCCTACTGAGAATTGTTGAAAGGGTAGTATCAATATCTGGTGAAGCATGGGTAAATTTATCGATGAGTTGTTCCACTTTTAACAAACTCTGCTTCCACAATTCCATGCCATTTAAAACTTTCGCaagttatatatattctaaGCAAACTTACGATGAAAGAGCAATGGATCTTAATGGAATTACCAACATAAgtacttttgaaaaagaaatgtgGCAGGGGGATGATAGCCATATGTTGAGGGAAAGACCGTATATTAAATTCGAAGGTATTTATATCAGTGTGGTAAATTATGTAAGGTACGGGTCCAATGCAGAAGGTTCACTGTCTCTTTTGAACCCAGTTCATATGATCACTTATTACAGATATCTAAGATTTTATGAAAATGGCCAATGTTTGAGACTACTTACGACAGAAGAACCCAGTGTTGTTGTGAAACACTTTGGCAAAGAGAACAAGCCTAAACATAGTCACATTTGCTATTGGAGTCTCGGATTTGATTATGATTTTGGTCATCTAAAGGTAACAAGATcagatgaaaaatatactttTATCGAAGAACTTCAAATCAAGAACCAAGGTACTAGGAGATATCAGCGATTAAAATGGCTAAACTCCACTGTTGTGGATAGAGAAGGGAACGCATCAAGCTGTTCATTAAGGAACgaaaaatctttctttttctctagAGTAAAATCCTTCAAAGGTACAGGTTAA